One region of Verrucomicrobiia bacterium genomic DNA includes:
- a CDS encoding RluA family pseudouridine synthase codes for MTAEDSTEQVKRPLLEWLLRKYPDTPKKRAKQWITAGRVSVNGVIVRLPNQSIPDPHNALELLDRRATALDCGADGWQIHPRVAVLYLDAALAVVNKGPGLLSVPAEHGDLSALSILADFLDGKLRAYDRGLDGRGYSLPPAYRRLIPLPVHRLDQYTSGVFCMAMNPAARQHLINQLQTHTMKREYVAYVEGRAPQAKGTWRNWLRLRDDELRQFVITDSEAKGAGEEATEAITHYEVIKEFKLAGSREIVTKLRLRLETGRKHQIRAQAAHAGLPLLGDRTYHPKYHSDAPKASRIDFPRQALHAEILTLDHPAKADTRMTWTAALPKDMQQLEATLRSGHARP; via the coding sequence ATGACAGCGGAAGACTCCACGGAACAGGTGAAACGGCCACTGTTGGAATGGTTGTTGCGGAAATATCCGGACACACCGAAGAAGCGGGCCAAGCAATGGATCACAGCGGGCCGGGTGAGCGTGAACGGGGTAATCGTGCGCTTGCCGAACCAGTCGATTCCCGACCCGCACAATGCACTGGAACTCCTCGACCGTCGCGCCACGGCATTGGATTGTGGAGCTGATGGGTGGCAGATTCATCCGCGCGTCGCCGTGCTCTACCTGGACGCGGCGCTCGCCGTCGTCAACAAGGGGCCGGGCTTGCTTTCCGTGCCGGCGGAGCACGGCGATCTGTCCGCACTCAGCATCCTCGCCGACTTTCTCGACGGCAAGCTGCGCGCATATGACCGCGGCCTTGACGGTCGTGGGTATTCGTTGCCGCCCGCCTATCGACGGCTGATTCCCCTACCGGTGCATCGTCTCGACCAGTACACGAGCGGCGTCTTTTGCATGGCTATGAATCCGGCGGCGCGGCAGCATCTCATCAATCAATTGCAGACGCACACCATGAAGCGGGAGTACGTGGCTTATGTGGAAGGCCGCGCGCCGCAGGCGAAGGGCACGTGGCGAAACTGGTTGCGGCTGCGGGATGATGAACTTCGTCAGTTCGTCATCACCGACTCTGAGGCCAAGGGCGCCGGCGAAGAGGCCACCGAAGCGATCACCCATTACGAAGTGATCAAGGAATTCAAGCTCGCGGGCAGCCGGGAAATCGTCACAAAGTTGCGGCTGCGTCTCGAAACCGGTCGCAAACACCAGATCCGCGCCCAGGCCGCCCACGCGGGCTTGCCGCTATTGGGCGACCGGACGTATCATCCGAAATATCACAGCGACGCCCCAAAAGCTTCGCGCATCGATTTCCCGCGTCAGGCCTTGCACGCCGAAATCCTCACCCTGGACCACCCAGCCAAAGCCGACACCCGCATGACGTGGACCGCCGCGCTGCCAAAGGACATGCAGCAACTCGAAGCCACGCTGCGCAGCGGCCACGCGCGACCATAG
- a CDS encoding YhbY family RNA-binding protein produces MSLSNAQLRKLKALAQQLDPVLHVGKAGLTDAFLASVEQALNDHELIKIKFAAFKEERKPLAAEMAARTHSELVWIVGHVTVLYREQADPACRHILLDK; encoded by the coding sequence ATGAGTCTGTCCAATGCACAGCTTCGCAAATTGAAAGCGCTGGCGCAGCAGCTTGACCCCGTCCTGCACGTCGGTAAGGCAGGATTGACCGACGCATTTTTGGCCAGTGTCGAGCAGGCACTCAACGACCACGAACTCATCAAGATCAAGTTCGCCGCTTTCAAAGAGGAAAGAAAACCCCTCGCCGCGGAGATGGCCGCTCGCACCCACAGTGAACTGGTGTGGATTGTCGGACATGTGACCGTGTTGTATCGCGAACAGGCCGATCCCGCGTGTCGGCACATATTATTGGACAAATGA
- a CDS encoding glycoside hydrolase family 28 protein — MKHTRVICLGFLLAGGFIAAPLHAAVFDVKTFGAVGDGKTVDTTAINKAIDAAHAAGGGTVQFPPGTYLSFSIHLQSNITLFLENGATILAADTPPEGGGDYDPPETNGWDKYQDFGHSHWHNSLIWGEDLENVSIIGPGLIYGKGLSRGSSARNRAATNAPPAEAHRDGDRPEYPNPRDTLEAGIGNKSIALKNCHNVILRDFSILHGGHFAILATGVDNFTLDNLKIDTNRDGMDIDCCRNVRVSNCSVNSPWDDAICPKSSYALGYLRPTENLTIVNCFVTGGYEEGTLLDGTYKRFTGMETNRIGHTGRIKCGTESNGGFKNITIANCVFDYCGGLALESVDGAILEDVTIDNIAMRDIVNSPIFIRLGNRARGPNNPPVGVIRRVNISNIVCSNSNWRLGSVISGISNHPIEDLHISNIHFVYQGGGDRTNATVEPPEGEKLYPDPGMFGTMPAYGFFIRHVKGLEMDHVDVSYVKDEMRPAVVLNDVAGAEFDRVKARRTPDVPFFVLHNVSGFTLRNSPGLTDTNRVTIDHDSF; from the coding sequence ATGAAACACACACGCGTAATTTGCCTTGGCTTTCTTCTGGCCGGAGGATTCATCGCGGCGCCACTTCATGCTGCGGTCTTTGACGTCAAAACATTCGGCGCGGTGGGCGACGGCAAGACCGTTGATACCACCGCCATCAACAAGGCCATCGATGCCGCGCACGCAGCGGGAGGTGGCACGGTACAATTCCCGCCGGGTACATACCTGAGTTTCTCGATTCATCTCCAAAGCAACATCACACTGTTCCTGGAGAACGGGGCGACGATCCTCGCCGCCGACACGCCACCGGAAGGCGGCGGTGATTACGATCCACCCGAGACGAATGGTTGGGACAAGTACCAGGACTTCGGGCACAGCCATTGGCACAACAGCCTGATCTGGGGAGAGGATTTGGAGAATGTTTCGATAATCGGTCCGGGTTTGATCTACGGCAAGGGGCTCAGCCGGGGGAGCAGCGCCCGCAACCGGGCGGCGACCAATGCCCCTCCTGCGGAAGCGCATCGCGACGGGGACAGACCCGAGTATCCCAACCCACGCGACACACTTGAAGCGGGCATTGGCAACAAGTCGATCGCGCTCAAGAACTGCCACAATGTCATTTTGCGCGACTTTTCCATCCTGCACGGGGGTCACTTCGCAATCCTTGCAACCGGCGTGGACAACTTCACCCTCGACAACCTTAAGATTGACACCAACCGGGACGGCATGGACATCGATTGCTGCCGCAACGTGCGGGTCTCGAATTGCAGCGTGAATTCGCCGTGGGATGACGCCATCTGTCCGAAGAGTTCCTACGCCCTGGGTTATCTCCGGCCGACCGAGAACCTTACAATCGTCAATTGTTTCGTCACCGGCGGTTACGAGGAAGGCACGCTGCTCGATGGCACCTACAAGCGGTTCACCGGCATGGAAACGAACCGGATCGGCCACACCGGTCGCATCAAGTGTGGGACCGAATCCAACGGTGGCTTCAAGAACATCACGATTGCCAATTGCGTCTTCGATTACTGTGGCGGTCTGGCGCTGGAGAGCGTCGATGGCGCCATCCTAGAGGACGTAACCATCGACAACATTGCCATGCGCGACATCGTGAACTCGCCGATCTTCATTCGCCTCGGCAATCGCGCGCGGGGCCCCAACAATCCGCCCGTCGGCGTCATCCGTCGCGTCAACATCAGCAACATTGTCTGCTCCAATTCCAACTGGCGCCTGGGATCGGTCATCAGCGGTATTTCCAATCACCCCATCGAGGACCTGCACATCAGCAACATCCACTTCGTCTATCAGGGTGGCGGTGACAGGACGAATGCGACTGTAGAACCTCCCGAAGGTGAGAAGCTTTATCCCGATCCGGGTATGTTCGGCACGATGCCGGCCTATGGCTTCTTTATCCGCCATGTAAAAGGTCTCGAAATGGACCATGTCGACGTGAGTTACGTGAAGGATGAGATGCGCCCCGCGGTCGTGCTCAACGACGTGGCTGGCGCTGAATTCGACCGTGTGAAAGCCCGACGCACACCCGATGTGCCTTTCTTCGTCCTGCACAACGTCAGCGGTTTCACGCTACGCAACAGTCCGGGACTGACCGACACAAACCGGGTGACAATCGACCACGATTCGTTTTGA
- a CDS encoding TetR/AcrR family transcriptional regulator, which translates to MGRVSDAREKLMEAVLELIHTGSYGSTTIDHICEKAGVKKGSFYYFFDSKSDLAIAAVEAKFQENRERTDAIFSPAIPPLERIHGICQYLVERQSELQKKHGRVLGCPLHSMGSEVSTEEPELCAKIQEIMVHHRKYLESTIRDAHSQGLIHAPDPAAKAEMVFAYYEGLLTHARIQNDLSVLDEMEEGTMSLLGVKETVST; encoded by the coding sequence ATGGGACGTGTTAGCGATGCGAGAGAGAAGTTGATGGAGGCGGTACTGGAGTTGATCCACACGGGCTCATACGGCAGCACCACCATCGACCACATTTGCGAGAAGGCTGGCGTAAAGAAAGGCAGCTTCTACTATTTCTTCGACTCAAAATCAGATCTCGCGATTGCAGCTGTGGAAGCGAAGTTTCAAGAGAATCGCGAACGAACAGACGCGATTTTTTCTCCTGCAATTCCACCGTTGGAACGGATTCATGGAATATGCCAGTACCTCGTCGAACGGCAGAGTGAGCTTCAAAAAAAGCATGGACGCGTGCTCGGCTGTCCGCTGCATTCGATGGGTTCCGAGGTGAGCACGGAAGAGCCGGAACTGTGCGCGAAGATCCAGGAGATTATGGTTCATCATCGGAAGTATTTGGAGTCGACAATTCGGGACGCGCACTCCCAGGGACTCATCCATGCCCCCGATCCCGCCGCGAAAGCAGAAATGGTTTTTGCGTACTACGAAGGTCTCTTGACACATGCCAGGATCCAGAACGATCTTTCCGTGC
- the rsmH gene encoding 16S rRNA (cytosine(1402)-N(4))-methyltransferase RsmH, whose amino-acid sequence MSDSPTPEQVPAPQHKRRVRYSGKNPRRFEDKYKERNPERYPEAIARVLASGKTPAGTHRPIMVAEVLEMLNPRSGEIAVDGTLGYGGHARELLPKLQPGGRLIGLDVDPIELPKAEARLRALGFGPETFVARRSNYAGLPKVLTAEKLAGVDMVLADLGVSSMQLDDPGRGFSAKFAGPLDMRMNPQRRQPASALLERTTAEELAILLEENADEPRAAVLAGVLAGQTFPTTTALAHAIRQALQRKVVDDEMDNSIRRVFQALRIAVNDEFSALDSFLRNLPGCLNPGGRVAILTFHSGEDRRVKKAFETGLRDGFYADIAQEVIRPTPAERHDNPRSSSAKLRWARKQD is encoded by the coding sequence ATGAGCGACAGCCCGACGCCCGAGCAAGTTCCTGCTCCGCAACACAAACGGCGCGTACGCTATTCTGGAAAGAACCCGCGCCGATTCGAGGACAAATACAAGGAGCGCAATCCCGAGCGTTACCCCGAGGCCATTGCCAGAGTCCTTGCTTCTGGCAAAACGCCCGCTGGCACGCACCGGCCGATCATGGTCGCGGAAGTTCTCGAAATGCTGAATCCGCGGTCGGGTGAAATCGCCGTGGATGGCACGCTGGGCTACGGCGGTCACGCGCGGGAACTCTTGCCGAAGTTGCAACCCGGGGGACGTCTCATCGGCCTGGACGTTGACCCCATCGAGTTGCCGAAGGCGGAGGCGCGATTGCGTGCGCTTGGGTTCGGACCGGAAACTTTCGTGGCACGCCGCAGCAATTACGCGGGACTTCCCAAGGTCCTCACCGCCGAGAAACTCGCCGGTGTCGATATGGTTCTCGCCGACCTCGGTGTTTCTTCGATGCAACTCGATGATCCGGGGCGCGGCTTCTCAGCCAAGTTTGCGGGCCCGCTCGATATGCGGATGAACCCACAGCGCAGGCAGCCCGCCTCTGCGTTGCTGGAGCGGACCACTGCCGAAGAACTCGCCATCTTGCTGGAGGAGAACGCCGATGAACCGCGGGCTGCCGTGCTGGCCGGGGTTCTCGCCGGACAGACATTTCCGACCACGACCGCACTGGCTCATGCCATTCGCCAGGCTCTTCAGCGCAAAGTGGTGGATGACGAAATGGATAATTCCATTCGCCGCGTCTTCCAGGCGCTACGCATCGCCGTGAATGACGAATTCTCGGCGCTGGACAGTTTTCTGCGAAATCTTCCCGGTTGCCTGAATCCCGGTGGGCGCGTTGCCATCCTGACGTTCCATTCCGGTGAGGACCGCCGCGTGAAGAAGGCTTTTGAAACCGGTTTGCGCGATGGTTTCTACGCCGACATCGCCCAGGAAGTCATTCGCCCTACGCCCGCAGAACGCCACGACAATCCCCGCTCCAGTTCGGCCAAACTCCGTTGGGCGCGCAAGCAGGATTAG